The following coding sequences are from one Candidatus Hydrogenedentota bacterium window:
- a CDS encoding PilT/PilU family type 4a pilus ATPase gives MAEWILGVGNQKSIRDIIALCEKELVEKEGLPRKIVARAPSIEITAERDEFESEFERYKVKANVKGRALELMQTLAKDCGDLCSLTEEEGCWTLVLPVDGKKDPDKVKETVDKFHTSIPLPEVWRLHGEKYRLDHISTELLFQAMVEYKASDVHVSPGYPPVFRVDGEMRTSDLLGKLSSAQINALIREVASDRDWQDFQENRQASFNFHQVGLGYSRVSCFIKAGAPHCTFRFLPERIPSFEELRIPTELMEQLSTMHHGLVLLTGMTGSGKSTTVAAMVDYINSNHTSHILTIENPVEYVHHNKKSVVSQRNTGSDTPSFFSAVTGALRHDPDVIVIGEMRDADTIRSAISAAATGHLVISTLHSNTASEVVNRVVSFFDPVERDLVKLQLRDCVRCIICQRLVPKIGGGRIPTIEVLFNDIKPINDSILEGNTDAIRVGMQQTVSHSWLFENYLFKLYKQGIITLEMAHTYATDVSILDQMLMGTYSVPRLDSIKHLGAH, from the coding sequence ATGGCGGAATGGATCCTGGGTGTTGGTAACCAGAAGAGCATTCGCGACATCATCGCCTTGTGCGAAAAGGAGTTGGTCGAAAAAGAAGGCCTGCCAAGGAAGATTGTCGCCCGGGCGCCATCCATAGAAATCACCGCGGAGCGCGACGAGTTCGAATCGGAATTCGAACGCTACAAGGTGAAAGCGAACGTAAAAGGCCGCGCTCTGGAGCTGATGCAGACCCTGGCCAAGGACTGTGGCGACCTTTGCTCGCTGACGGAAGAAGAAGGCTGCTGGACGCTCGTGCTTCCCGTGGACGGGAAGAAAGACCCGGACAAGGTCAAAGAGACCGTCGACAAATTCCACACGTCGATCCCGCTACCCGAAGTGTGGCGTCTCCACGGCGAAAAATACCGGCTCGACCACATCAGTACGGAGCTTCTGTTCCAGGCAATGGTCGAGTACAAGGCAAGCGACGTGCACGTTTCCCCCGGTTATCCGCCGGTGTTTCGCGTGGACGGCGAGATGCGTACGTCGGATTTGTTGGGGAAGCTATCATCGGCGCAGATCAATGCGTTGATTCGTGAAGTGGCCTCAGACCGCGATTGGCAGGATTTTCAGGAGAACCGCCAGGCCAGTTTCAATTTCCACCAGGTCGGGTTGGGGTATTCGCGCGTTTCGTGCTTCATCAAGGCGGGCGCCCCGCACTGCACGTTCCGATTCTTGCCGGAACGGATTCCGTCATTCGAGGAATTGCGCATTCCCACCGAATTGATGGAGCAGCTTTCGACAATGCATCACGGACTGGTGCTGCTCACGGGTATGACAGGCAGCGGTAAGTCGACCACGGTGGCGGCCATGGTCGACTACATCAACTCGAACCACACCTCGCATATCCTTACGATCGAAAATCCGGTCGAATACGTCCATCACAACAAGAAGTCGGTGGTTTCGCAGCGCAACACCGGAAGCGACACGCCGAGCTTCTTCTCGGCGGTCACGGGCGCGCTGCGGCACGACCCGGATGTGATCGTGATTGGCGAAATGCGCGACGCGGACACGATCCGGTCAGCCATTAGCGCGGCCGCGACGGGACACCTGGTGATTAGTACGCTGCACAGCAACACGGCATCGGAAGTCGTGAACCGCGTGGTGAGCTTCTTCGATCCCGTCGAACGCGATTTGGTGAAACTGCAATTGCGCGACTGCGTGCGCTGTATCATTTGCCAGAGACTGGTGCCCAAAATTGGCGGCGGCCGCATACCGACCATCGAAGTGCTTTTCAACGACATCAAGCCGATCAACGACTCGATCCTCGAAGGCAACACGGACGCGATTCGAGTGGGCATGCAGCAGACCGTATCGCATTCGTGGCTGTTCGAGAACTACCTGTTCAAGCTGTACAAGCAGGGGATCATCACGCTTGAAATGGCCCACACGTATGCCACGGACGTGAGCATCCTGGATCAGATGTTGATGGGCACGTATTCCGTGCCGCGTCTCGACAGTATCAAGCACTTGGGCGCTCACTAG
- a CDS encoding transglutaminase family protein, translating to MFIEGVHTITYRFSRPVTLDPYVLRIRPRCNGTQHLAHFALHIEPEPARLSHGIDLEGNAASQVIFENATDRLVFVTEFTVQTLRTDPYDFVITDAGALAVPMRYREDLFDSLAAYRKRVASSDPVERFARGIASECSFNTMTFLTRLNDRLWSMCDKEIRPEGDPFMPEKTLTERRGCCRDLAVLFMDACRAVGIAARYVSGYHWEGDPGRFRRYLHAWAEVYIPGGGWRGYDPSRGLAVADAHIPLAAASSPRDAVPIKGAYRGIDISVEVSTQIDLSLSQGVGASAE from the coding sequence ATGTTTATCGAAGGCGTTCATACCATTACCTACCGGTTCAGCCGGCCGGTCACACTCGATCCCTACGTGCTCCGTATCCGCCCCCGCTGCAACGGCACGCAGCACCTTGCGCACTTTGCGCTGCACATCGAGCCGGAACCTGCCAGGCTGTCCCACGGTATCGACTTGGAGGGTAACGCGGCCAGCCAGGTCATTTTCGAAAACGCCACGGACAGACTTGTCTTCGTAACGGAGTTTACCGTACAGACCCTTCGTACGGACCCCTACGATTTCGTGATCACCGACGCAGGCGCTCTGGCAGTCCCCATGCGCTACCGAGAGGACTTATTTGATTCGCTTGCCGCGTATCGAAAGCGTGTTGCCTCCAGCGATCCGGTCGAGCGGTTTGCTCGCGGCATAGCCTCCGAATGCAGCTTCAACACGATGACGTTCCTCACGCGCCTCAACGATCGGCTCTGGAGTATGTGCGACAAGGAAATCCGGCCCGAAGGCGATCCGTTTATGCCCGAGAAGACGCTTACGGAACGCCGAGGCTGTTGCCGGGATCTCGCGGTGCTTTTCATGGACGCATGCCGCGCCGTCGGCATCGCCGCGCGTTACGTCAGCGGCTATCATTGGGAGGGCGACCCCGGACGTTTTCGACGATATCTGCATGCGTGGGCAGAGGTCTACATCCCTGGGGGAGGGTGGCGCGGTTACGATCCCTCGCGTGGGCTTGCCGTCGCGGACGCGCACATCCCGTTGGCTGCGGCCTCGAGTCCTCGCGACGCCGTACCTATCAAAGGCGCCTATCGAGGCATCGACATTTCCGTTGAGGTGAGCACGCAGATTGACCTGTCTCTGAGCCAAGGGGTCGGCGCTTCCGCGGAGTGA
- the rpsB gene encoding 30S ribosomal protein S2 has protein sequence MPVVTMRQLLEAGIHFGHQTRRWNPKMGPYIFGQRNGIYIIDLQKTLRQLLKAYIFVRDAVSKGGTVLFVGTKKQAQEPVAREAQRCGMYYVNNRWLGGTLTNFETLNSSVRKLLRIEEMERSGALDKLSKKEAAKIRRSLTKLKKNLDGIKNMPGLPSVIFVIDAKKEAIAVREAERLGIPAIGVVDTNADPDVVPIPVPGNDDAIRAVSLFCSVIADAAIEGRTHFEKVRAEMPQRGPRVRRIASADAQEAGDAAEEEADAAAVAAADDESNDTEGDE, from the coding sequence ATGCCTGTCGTGACAATGCGACAACTGTTGGAGGCCGGTATTCACTTCGGCCACCAAACCCGCCGTTGGAATCCCAAAATGGGGCCGTATATCTTCGGCCAGCGCAACGGCATCTATATCATTGATCTTCAGAAGACCCTCCGTCAGTTGCTGAAAGCGTACATCTTCGTGCGCGACGCAGTGTCGAAGGGCGGCACGGTCCTGTTCGTCGGCACCAAGAAGCAGGCGCAGGAACCGGTGGCGCGCGAAGCGCAGCGCTGCGGTATGTACTACGTCAACAACCGCTGGCTCGGCGGCACGCTGACGAACTTCGAGACGTTGAACAGCAGCGTCCGCAAACTGCTTCGCATCGAGGAGATGGAGCGGAGTGGCGCGTTGGATAAGTTGTCGAAGAAGGAAGCCGCCAAGATCCGCCGCTCGCTTACGAAACTAAAGAAGAACCTGGACGGCATCAAGAACATGCCGGGGCTTCCCAGCGTGATTTTCGTCATCGACGCGAAGAAGGAAGCGATTGCGGTTCGCGAAGCCGAACGCCTTGGCATTCCGGCCATCGGCGTGGTCGATACGAATGCTGACCCGGACGTAGTCCCGATTCCTGTCCCCGGCAACGACGACGCGATTCGCGCCGTGAGTCTGTTCTGCTCGGTCATCGCGGATGCGGCCATCGAAGGCCGTACACACTTCGAGAAGGTACGTGCCGAAATGCCACAGCGGGGTCCGCGCGTGCGCCGCATCGCTTCGGCGGATGCGCAGGAAGCGGGTGATGCCGCGGAAGAAGAGGCCGATGCGGCGGCAGTGGCAGCGGCGGATGATGAGTCCAATGACACGGAAGGAGACGAGTAG
- the tsf gene encoding translation elongation factor Ts, with protein MAEITSEMVRSLRDATGAGMMDCKRALGESGGDFDKAVVWLREKGMASASKRADRAAKEGAVTSYIHLGGKVGVLVEVNCETDFVARGEKFQEFCKNICLQICSASPLWVRREDVPESAIAAEKDIYVKQAAETGKPANVCEKIAEGKLSKWYSTVCLMEQPFVRDPDRTVEELAKELSGLVGEKIDIRRFARFQLGEAI; from the coding sequence ATGGCCGAGATAACTTCGGAAATGGTAAGGTCGCTTCGTGATGCGACGGGCGCTGGAATGATGGATTGCAAGCGCGCGCTGGGAGAGTCCGGCGGTGATTTCGATAAGGCCGTGGTGTGGCTTCGCGAGAAGGGCATGGCCAGCGCGTCGAAGCGCGCGGATCGCGCCGCGAAAGAGGGCGCGGTCACGTCGTACATCCACTTGGGCGGAAAAGTTGGCGTGCTTGTCGAAGTGAACTGCGAGACCGACTTCGTGGCCCGCGGCGAGAAGTTCCAGGAGTTCTGCAAGAATATCTGTCTGCAGATCTGCTCGGCGTCGCCGTTGTGGGTTCGCCGCGAAGACGTGCCGGAATCGGCCATCGCGGCAGAGAAAGACATCTACGTGAAGCAGGCCGCCGAAACCGGTAAGCCCGCGAACGTGTGCGAGAAGATTGCCGAAGGCAAGCTTTCGAAGTGGTATTCGACGGTGTGCCTGATGGAGCAGCCGTTCGTGCGCGATCCGGATCGCACGGTGGAAGAGTTGGCAAAAGAGTTGAGCGGTCTGGTCGGCGAGAAGATCGACATCCGCCGGTTTGCGCGCTTCCAACTCGGCGAAGCCATCTAA
- the pyrH gene encoding UMP kinase codes for MLKLSGEALEGSGTDTIDFDTVNRFCEEIAEVRRQGVEVALVVGGGNIFRGAQGKHAGLDQPTGDYMGMLATVINALALQAVLEHVGVGTRVLTAIEMRPVAEPYIRRRAIRHLEKGRVVIFGAGTGNPFFTTDTAAALRANEIGAEILMKATKVDGVYDADPVKNPNATKYDELSYTTALARNLRVMDATAISLCRENRLPILVFNLTQPGSILRAVQGEPIGTIVKGD; via the coding sequence ATGCTCAAACTGAGTGGTGAAGCGCTCGAAGGGTCGGGCACGGACACCATCGACTTCGACACCGTGAACCGGTTCTGCGAGGAAATTGCGGAAGTCCGAAGGCAGGGAGTCGAAGTGGCGCTCGTCGTCGGGGGTGGTAACATCTTCCGCGGCGCACAGGGCAAACATGCGGGCCTCGACCAGCCCACGGGCGACTATATGGGCATGTTGGCGACGGTCATCAATGCTTTGGCCTTGCAGGCGGTCCTGGAACACGTGGGCGTTGGAACGCGCGTGTTGACGGCCATCGAGATGCGCCCAGTCGCGGAACCCTACATTCGCCGGCGGGCGATTCGTCACCTGGAAAAGGGACGTGTTGTCATCTTTGGAGCGGGCACGGGCAATCCCTTCTTTACCACGGACACGGCGGCGGCTCTGCGCGCGAACGAAATCGGCGCGGAGATCCTCATGAAAGCGACCAAGGTCGACGGGGTGTACGATGCCGATCCGGTGAAAAACCCCAACGCTACGAAGTATGATGAGTTGTCGTACACGACGGCGCTTGCGCGCAACCTGCGAGTCATGGACGCGACGGCGATATCGTTGTGCAGGGAAAACCGGTTGCCGATTCTCGTGTTCAATTTGACGCAACCGGGCAGTATTCTGAGGGCAGTCCAGGGGGAACCTATCGGGACGATCGTGAAAGGAGATTGA
- the frr gene encoding ribosome recycling factor: MEHKLVKEAKAKMEKSVEALEHEFIHIRTGRASVGLLDSIEVDAWGQKMKLNQVGTVSAPEARLLTITPWDKSQIGAIEKAILASPLELTPSNDGKIIRIPIPQLTEERRRDLVKHVSRIAEESRVAVRNIRRHVVEEIKKEQKEGQLPEDDAHKLTAAVQKVTDDTIAHIDAILKAKEEEIMEV, encoded by the coding sequence ATGGAGCACAAACTCGTGAAAGAGGCAAAGGCCAAGATGGAGAAGAGCGTCGAGGCCCTCGAACATGAGTTCATTCACATTCGTACGGGACGCGCCTCGGTGGGGCTGCTGGACTCGATCGAAGTGGATGCGTGGGGACAGAAGATGAAGCTCAACCAGGTGGGCACGGTTTCGGCACCCGAGGCGCGCCTACTTACGATTACCCCCTGGGACAAGTCGCAGATTGGCGCTATCGAGAAGGCGATTCTTGCCTCTCCCCTCGAACTGACGCCGTCCAACGATGGAAAGATCATCCGCATTCCGATTCCGCAATTGACGGAAGAGCGCCGGCGCGACTTGGTAAAGCACGTGAGCCGAATCGCGGAAGAGTCCCGAGTCGCCGTTCGCAACATTCGCCGCCACGTCGTCGAAGAGATCAAGAAAGAACAGAAGGAAGGTCAGCTTCCCGAGGACGACGCGCACAAACTCACGGCGGCCGTGCAGAAGGTTACCGACGACACAATCGCGCACATCGACGCGATACTGAAGGCCAAAGAAGAAGAGATCATGGAGGTGTAG
- a CDS encoding isoprenyl transferase, with translation MSTKLPEIDPKRLPRHIAVIMDGNSRWARRQGLSRAAGHEAGAKSVRAIVEACRELGGIEVLTLYAFSTENWRRTKTEVNALFRLLSRYVHMELENIHKEDIRVTIMGRMEGLPEKAVQDLRASMERTKNNKSMRLNVAINYGARAEISDAAKAIARDALAGKIKPDDVDEALFAKYLYQADLPDPDLLIRTSGELRLSNFMMWQLSYAEIVAPDVLWPDFRKPHLYAAIAEYQSRKRRFGGR, from the coding sequence ATGAGCACCAAACTTCCCGAAATCGATCCGAAGCGTTTGCCCCGGCATATTGCGGTCATCATGGATGGCAATAGCCGGTGGGCTCGCCGTCAGGGTTTGAGTAGAGCAGCCGGTCACGAAGCGGGCGCAAAGAGCGTGCGGGCCATCGTGGAGGCGTGCCGCGAACTTGGCGGCATCGAAGTGCTGACGCTTTACGCGTTCTCGACCGAGAACTGGCGGCGAACCAAAACGGAAGTCAACGCCTTGTTTCGCCTGCTCAGCCGGTATGTGCACATGGAGTTGGAGAATATTCACAAGGAAGACATACGGGTAACGATCATGGGCCGTATGGAAGGGCTTCCCGAGAAAGCTGTTCAGGACCTGCGCGCATCCATGGAACGGACCAAGAACAACAAGTCCATGCGCCTGAACGTTGCCATCAATTATGGAGCGCGAGCCGAAATCTCGGATGCGGCAAAGGCAATTGCGCGAGATGCCCTTGCAGGCAAGATAAAACCGGATGATGTGGACGAGGCGTTGTTCGCAAAATACCTGTACCAAGCCGATCTGCCCGATCCGGATTTGCTGATTCGGACCAGCGGGGAATTGCGACTGAGCAATTTCATGATGTGGCAGTTGTCGTATGCGGAAATCGTCGCGCCCGATGTCCTGTGGCCGGATTTCCGAAAGCCGCACTTGTATGCGGCCATCGCGGAGTATCAATCGCGCAAGCGCCGGTTCGGCGGCCGCTGA
- a CDS encoding phosphatidate cytidylyltransferase — protein MGQRLFDHSVLVRTITAAILLSVFLYAIWAPSMHLLFAVLVSALVLVGLYELFAIARARQISPETIGGMLAGTIIAFSGYFGSLTLTNFLLYGGCLLVAALHVVRGQHAVAGLAGTIFGLIYLGWFGAHIVLIHGIPGQGPGLVMLLFVSVILTDTAAFFVGRAIGKHKLAPKASPGKTWEGAFAGLFGSVLGMAILYWLGQDVRMTAIPDWTLPRYLYAGAVLSVASQVGDLAESCLKRDAGLKDSGHVFPGHGGVLDRCDGFLFAAPFLYYMAVPLFVL, from the coding sequence ATGGGCCAAAGACTCTTCGATCACTCCGTACTTGTGCGCACCATCACCGCCGCAATCCTTCTCTCCGTATTCCTGTATGCGATTTGGGCACCCTCGATGCACTTGTTGTTTGCCGTGTTGGTCAGTGCGCTCGTACTGGTGGGACTATACGAACTGTTCGCGATCGCGCGAGCGCGTCAGATTTCGCCCGAGACCATCGGTGGCATGCTTGCGGGCACGATCATCGCCTTCAGCGGATATTTCGGAAGCCTCACGCTCACAAATTTTCTCTTGTACGGAGGCTGCTTGTTGGTAGCCGCGCTGCACGTTGTGCGTGGGCAACACGCGGTCGCGGGTCTCGCGGGAACGATATTCGGTCTCATATACCTTGGGTGGTTCGGCGCACACATTGTGCTCATTCACGGCATTCCAGGGCAGGGTCCCGGCCTCGTGATGCTACTGTTTGTGTCCGTAATCCTGACTGACACCGCAGCCTTTTTCGTGGGAAGGGCAATCGGCAAGCACAAACTTGCGCCGAAAGCGAGTCCCGGCAAGACGTGGGAAGGCGCATTCGCGGGTCTATTCGGCTCTGTCCTTGGCATGGCTATCCTGTACTGGCTAGGACAAGACGTACGCATGACCGCCATACCCGATTGGACGCTGCCGCGCTACCTGTACGCGGGCGCGGTGCTGTCGGTAGCGTCGCAAGTAGGCGACCTTGCGGAATCGTGCTTAAAGCGCGATGCGGGACTGAAGGATTCGGGGCACGTGTTTCCCGGGCACGGCGGTGTGTTGGATCGCTGCGATGGGTTCCTGTTCGCGGCGCCGTTCCTATACTATATGGCCGTTCCCTTGTTCGTGCTTTGA
- the prfB gene encoding peptide chain release factor 2 yields the protein MYEEEFTKLKEYADRLSQLRKSLRVDGTKAQIAEIEEQMSASNFWDDPEAAQKVLQKLKALKNLIAAPDSLHHEIEDAQVLVELAQSENDESMAKELSTLAADLGEKLDRLEISSLFTDPRDSKAAIINVHPGAGGTESCDWASMLYRMITRCCERHEFNVEVVDYQEGDEAGLKSATIIVDGPFAYGNLKSEAGVHRLVRISPFDANKRRHTSFAAIEVVPQVDDNIEIEIKEEELKMDVFRSSGPGGQKVNKTSSAVRLTHLPTGIVVACQIERSQHRNRATALQMLKAKLYDIEMQKKEVERLALREGQQEVAWGSQIRSYVLHPYQLIKDHRTDVETSNVDRVLDGDLDIFIAGFLKWKLERKGVS from the coding sequence ATGTATGAAGAAGAATTCACGAAGCTCAAGGAATATGCGGATCGACTCTCGCAATTGCGGAAGAGCTTGCGTGTAGACGGCACGAAAGCGCAGATCGCCGAAATCGAAGAGCAGATGAGCGCCTCGAATTTCTGGGACGACCCGGAAGCGGCGCAGAAGGTTCTACAGAAGCTGAAGGCATTGAAGAACCTGATTGCGGCTCCCGATTCGCTGCATCACGAAATCGAAGATGCGCAAGTGCTGGTGGAACTGGCGCAGTCGGAGAACGACGAGTCGATGGCGAAAGAATTGTCGACCCTGGCGGCAGACTTGGGCGAGAAACTCGATCGACTCGAGATCAGCAGCCTGTTCACCGATCCGCGCGATTCGAAAGCGGCCATCATCAACGTACACCCCGGCGCAGGCGGCACGGAATCGTGCGATTGGGCGTCGATGCTGTACCGCATGATCACGCGATGCTGCGAGCGGCACGAATTCAATGTCGAAGTCGTCGACTACCAGGAAGGCGACGAGGCCGGTCTGAAGAGCGCGACAATTATCGTCGATGGACCTTTTGCGTACGGCAACCTGAAATCGGAGGCGGGCGTGCACCGGCTGGTGCGGATCTCGCCCTTCGACGCCAATAAGCGCAGGCACACGTCGTTCGCGGCCATCGAAGTGGTTCCCCAGGTCGACGACAACATCGAGATTGAGATCAAAGAAGAAGAGCTCAAGATGGACGTGTTTCGCTCGAGCGGCCCCGGCGGTCAGAAGGTCAACAAGACCAGCTCGGCGGTTCGCTTGACCCACTTGCCCACCGGCATTGTGGTTGCCTGCCAGATCGAGCGATCGCAACACCGCAACCGCGCCACGGCCTTGCAGATGTTGAAAGCGAAACTCTACGACATCGAAATGCAGAAGAAAGAAGTGGAGCGGCTCGCCTTGCGGGAAGGCCAGCAGGAAGTTGCGTGGGGCAGCCAAATTCGAAGCTACGTGCTCCACCCGTATCAACTCATCAAGGATCACCGCACGGACGTCGAGACCAGTAACGTGGACCGAGTCCTGGATGGTGATTTGGATATCTTCATTGCAGGCTTCCTGAAGTGGAAGCTGGAACGGAAAGGCGTAAGTTAA
- the lysS gene encoding lysine--tRNA ligase produces MSDDAHHSTEQELLRHRLEKLERLRGKGIEPYPYSFARSSTIASARAQFEEAEKAVAEGETASLPATLAGRMISFRDHGKSIFANIRDEGGQIQLYFNQKKLGEEAFQTVFDMDLGDFVGAKGEVHRTRTGEVTLFVDSYELLSKSIRALPEKYHGLTDVETRYRQRYLDMVANPEVLAKFRKRIGIIDAIRNFLTARGFLEVETPMLHPIPGGATARPFITHHNTYDTDLYLRIAPELYLKRLIVGGFERVFEINRNFRNEGVDTRHNPEFTMMELYEAYQDYMGLMEETEELFCAAIEAATGGLTFDYQGETIDATRPWKRIKLHDAIREYAGIDLETTRDRDEAAKLAKSIGVEIDPTMGYGKIVDEVMSARVVPRLVQPTFLYDYPIEISPLAKKKRGNPALTERYQVFIGRLELCNAFSELNDPIDQRERFMDQLKQREGGDEEAQHLDEDFITALEIGMPPTAGLGIGIDRLSMLLTDSASIREVILFPLLRPLG; encoded by the coding sequence ATGTCCGACGACGCACATCATTCGACCGAACAGGAACTGCTGCGGCACCGCCTCGAAAAGCTCGAGCGCCTTCGCGGAAAGGGCATCGAGCCATACCCTTATTCGTTTGCGCGGTCGAGCACCATAGCCAGCGCGCGCGCGCAATTCGAAGAAGCGGAGAAGGCCGTGGCAGAAGGCGAGACGGCGAGCTTGCCCGCGACCCTTGCCGGACGCATGATCTCGTTTCGCGATCACGGGAAGAGCATCTTCGCCAACATTCGCGACGAAGGCGGACAGATACAACTCTACTTCAATCAGAAGAAACTTGGTGAAGAAGCGTTTCAGACCGTGTTCGACATGGATCTCGGCGACTTCGTGGGCGCCAAGGGCGAAGTACACCGGACGCGCACGGGGGAAGTCACGCTGTTCGTGGACTCCTACGAACTGCTCTCCAAGTCGATTCGCGCTTTGCCTGAGAAGTACCACGGTCTAACCGACGTCGAGACGCGGTACCGACAGCGCTATCTCGACATGGTGGCCAACCCCGAAGTGCTTGCGAAGTTCCGGAAACGTATCGGCATTATCGATGCGATTCGGAACTTCCTGACGGCGCGCGGTTTTCTGGAAGTGGAGACGCCCATGCTGCACCCGATTCCCGGCGGCGCAACGGCGCGTCCCTTTATCACGCATCACAACACGTACGACACGGACTTGTACCTTCGCATTGCGCCGGAGCTCTATCTCAAGCGGCTTATCGTCGGCGGATTTGAGCGGGTTTTCGAAATTAACCGCAACTTCCGCAACGAGGGCGTGGACACGCGCCACAATCCCGAATTTACGATGATGGAACTTTACGAGGCGTACCAGGATTACATGGGATTGATGGAAGAAACGGAGGAGCTGTTCTGCGCGGCCATCGAAGCCGCGACCGGCGGCCTAACGTTCGACTACCAGGGCGAGACCATCGATGCGACTCGCCCGTGGAAACGCATTAAATTACATGATGCCATTCGCGAGTACGCGGGGATCGATTTGGAGACGACTCGCGACCGGGACGAAGCCGCGAAGCTTGCCAAGAGCATCGGCGTGGAGATTGACCCGACTATGGGATACGGAAAGATTGTGGACGAGGTCATGAGCGCGCGTGTCGTGCCCAGACTCGTACAGCCCACTTTCCTCTACGACTATCCCATCGAGATTTCGCCGCTTGCGAAGAAGAAGCGCGGAAATCCGGCATTGACCGAGCGCTACCAGGTTTTCATCGGCCGGCTTGAGCTCTGCAACGCGTTCTCCGAATTGAATGACCCCATCGATCAGCGCGAGCGGTTCATGGACCAATTGAAGCAGCGCGAGGGCGGTGATGAAGAAGCCCAGCACCTGGACGAGGATTTCATTACGGCGCTGGAAATCGGTATGCCGCCGACGGCCGGATTGGGCATCGGCATTGACCGATTGTCGATGCTGTTGACGGACTCTGCCTCAATTCGCGAAGTCATTCTGTTCCCACTGCTGCGGCCACTTGGATAA
- a CDS encoding lipoprotein-releasing ABC transporter permease subunit codes for MRFEAFVAARYLRGKRKSRFVNLITIISIAGVSVGVMALIVVMSVMTGFDEELTAAIMGNNAHLQISSLDGSPIDNPDEVITAVRRLCPEIRAASPFIQIKSVLRRMGGSPNDYEAGFVIGIDVERELEVSNLAENLTAERGRQFGMGSLPKKNEIVLGYILAQNIGVYMGDEVGVITPGDSPSPLGKVAAQTKWLTVSGLSQAQMSDYDAVYGYVTLETAQQIKHQQGVDGIRCMLAEPLKAREIAKRIEDEYGYIATTWYDSNQFFFEALKQEKVAMFIILLFIILVAAFNITSTLIMVVMEKKRDIGILRTLGVSTRTIIQLFMLEGFYIGMGGTLVGLVGGIILAHNLNPVASAIAWMLGVDLFNSVIYHFDHIPVSIVPRDIAFIVGSAVALTFISTLYPAWSASRLDPVDALRYE; via the coding sequence ATGCGGTTTGAAGCATTCGTAGCAGCCCGGTACTTGCGCGGCAAACGCAAATCGCGTTTCGTCAATTTGATCACGATCATCTCTATCGCCGGCGTGAGTGTCGGCGTCATGGCGCTGATCGTGGTGATGAGCGTAATGACGGGCTTCGACGAAGAGTTGACCGCGGCCATCATGGGCAACAATGCCCACCTTCAGATTTCGAGTCTCGACGGCAGTCCTATCGATAATCCCGATGAAGTCATTACGGCGGTGCGAAGGCTTTGTCCGGAGATACGCGCTGCGAGTCCGTTCATTCAGATCAAGTCGGTGCTGAGGCGCATGGGAGGCTCACCCAACGACTACGAGGCCGGGTTCGTCATCGGGATCGACGTGGAAAGAGAACTCGAAGTCTCGAATCTCGCTGAAAACCTGACGGCAGAACGCGGGCGCCAATTCGGGATGGGAAGTCTGCCCAAGAAGAATGAAATCGTACTGGGCTACATCCTCGCGCAGAACATCGGCGTGTATATGGGCGACGAGGTGGGAGTCATCACGCCCGGAGACAGCCCATCGCCGTTGGGCAAAGTGGCCGCGCAGACTAAATGGCTTACGGTCAGCGGTCTGTCGCAAGCGCAAATGTCGGATTACGATGCCGTATACGGATACGTGACTCTCGAAACGGCGCAGCAGATCAAGCACCAGCAGGGCGTGGATGGAATTCGTTGCATGCTGGCAGAACCGTTGAAGGCGAGAGAAATCGCAAAGCGTATCGAAGACGAATACGGCTATATCGCGACGACGTGGTACGACAGCAATCAGTTCTTCTTCGAAGCGCTCAAGCAAGAGAAGGTGGCCATGTTCATCATACTCTTGTTCATCATTCTCGTGGCGGCTTTCAATATTACGAGCACACTGATCATGGTCGTGATGGAAAAGAAGCGAGACATTGGCATCCTGCGGACATTGGGTGTGAGTACGCGCACCATCATCCAACTGTTCATGCTTGAGGGATTCTATATCGGAATGGGCGGCACGCTGGTAGGACTCGTGGGAGGAATCATTCTGGCCCACAACCTGAATCCCGTCGCAAGCGCCATCGCGTGGATGCTTGGGGTCGATCTCTTCAACTCGGTCATCTATCATTTTGACCACATTCCGGTATCGATTGTCCCCCGCGATATCGCGTTCATCGTGGGATCGGCGGTGGCCCTCACCTTCATCTCAACCCTGTATCCGGCGTGGAGCGCGTCGCGCCTCGATCCGGTGGATGCGTTGCGCTATGAGTAG